A genomic segment from Bradyrhizobium diazoefficiens USDA 110 encodes:
- the hisE gene encoding phosphoribosyl-ATP diphosphatase: MSDSLERLYLAVLAARDLDPATSRTARLFQRGPSKMAKKLAEEAIEVVIDAVNGDTDAVVRESADLLYNLTVLWASAGVRPEDVWREMTRREDMLGIAEKLPKSAMKLPKVASPRVAARRPIVALEGRTARKRH; the protein is encoded by the coding sequence ATGAGTGATTCGCTTGAGCGGCTATATCTGGCTGTGCTCGCGGCCAGAGACCTTGATCCGGCAACATCGCGCACCGCCCGGCTGTTTCAGCGTGGCCCCTCCAAAATGGCGAAGAAACTGGCCGAAGAGGCCATTGAGGTCGTCATCGATGCCGTCAATGGCGACACCGATGCCGTGGTCCGGGAAAGCGCCGACCTGCTCTACAATCTCACCGTGCTCTGGGCCTCGGCCGGCGTGCGCCCCGAGGACGTCTGGCGCGAGATGACGCGGCGGGAAGACATGCTCGGCATCGCCGAGAAACTGCCGAAGTCGGCGATGAAGCTGCCCAAAGTTGCGTCACCGCGCGTCGCTGCGAGGCGGCCAATTGTCGCGCTCGAGGGCCGTACGGCGCGCAAGCGCCACTAG
- a CDS encoding YqaA family protein: protein MVLHRGAMLKRIYDWCIDAAHKPYALWIMGAVAFAESSFFPVPPDVMLIPMSLARPQRAWVYAAVCTATSVLGGLLGYAIGALLFDSVGHWLIQVYGLGDKVDAFRASYAEWGAVIILLKGLTPIPYKLVTITSGFAGYNIGLFVLCSIVARGGRFFIAAILLNRYGDWIRVRIEKHLGLWVALGAAVLVLGFVVAVKLI from the coding sequence ATGGTGCTTCATCGCGGCGCCATGCTGAAACGTATCTACGACTGGTGCATCGACGCCGCCCACAAGCCCTACGCGCTCTGGATCATGGGAGCCGTGGCTTTCGCCGAAAGCTCCTTCTTTCCGGTTCCGCCGGATGTGATGCTGATCCCGATGTCGCTGGCGCGCCCGCAGCGCGCCTGGGTCTACGCGGCGGTCTGCACCGCGACCTCGGTGCTCGGCGGCCTGCTGGGCTACGCCATCGGTGCGCTGCTGTTCGACTCGGTCGGCCACTGGCTGATCCAGGTCTATGGCCTCGGCGACAAGGTCGATGCCTTCCGCGCCTCCTATGCGGAGTGGGGTGCGGTGATCATCCTGCTCAAGGGGTTGACGCCGATCCCCTACAAGCTCGTCACCATCACCTCGGGCTTTGCCGGCTACAATATCGGCCTGTTCGTCCTGTGCTCGATCGTCGCGCGCGGCGGACGCTTCTTCATCGCCGCGATCCTGCTCAACCGCTATGGCGACTGGATCCGGGTTCGGATCGAGAAGCATCTCGGTCTGTGGGTCGCGCTCGGTGCCGCCGTGCTGGTGCTCGGCTTCGTGGTGGCGGTCAAGCTGATCTAG
- a CDS encoding aspartate ammonia-lyase, with amino-acid sequence MSRTEQDFLGQREIADDIYYGVQTIRGKENFHITGIPMNQEPYFVKALGYVKKAAAMANRDLGVIDARVADAIILGCDRVIAGDMMDQFVTDFIQGGAGTSTNMNANEVIANLALESLGFKKGDYQHVSPNDHVNYGQSTNDTYPTAFRLALILRLESYMTALRQLQEAFFAKGREFDRVLKMGRTHLQDAVPMSLGAEFRGWGTTMGEEVDRISEARALLREINLGATAIGTSVTAAHGYPKLAVRHLSALTGIDFILAGDLVEATSDTGAYVQLSGVLKRTASKLTKICNDIRLLASGPRAGFNEINLPQLQPGSSIMPGKVNPVIPEVVNQTSFLVIGLDTTVTLAASAGQLQLNVMEPVISFALFFSIRTMERAVNSLRENCVVGITANAEHTRNMVLNSLGIVTVLKPLLGYKQCAEIAREGYKSGKSLHQIVVVERKLLTQEKWDEMFSFERLINPDLIA; translated from the coding sequence ATGAGCCGTACGGAGCAGGATTTCCTCGGACAGCGTGAGATCGCCGACGATATTTACTACGGCGTCCAGACCATCCGCGGGAAGGAGAACTTCCACATCACCGGCATTCCGATGAACCAGGAGCCTTACTTCGTGAAGGCGCTGGGTTACGTGAAGAAGGCCGCGGCGATGGCCAATCGCGATCTCGGCGTGATCGACGCCAGGGTGGCCGATGCGATCATCCTCGGCTGCGACCGCGTGATTGCCGGCGACATGATGGATCAATTCGTCACCGACTTCATCCAGGGCGGCGCCGGCACCTCGACCAACATGAACGCCAACGAGGTGATCGCCAACCTCGCGCTGGAATCGCTGGGCTTCAAGAAGGGCGACTACCAGCACGTCAGCCCGAACGATCATGTGAACTACGGCCAGTCGACCAACGACACCTATCCGACCGCCTTTCGCCTCGCGCTGATCCTGCGGCTCGAGAGCTACATGACGGCGCTGCGCCAGCTCCAGGAGGCGTTCTTCGCCAAGGGCCGTGAGTTCGATCGCGTGCTGAAGATGGGCCGTACGCATCTTCAGGACGCCGTGCCGATGTCGCTCGGCGCCGAATTCCGCGGCTGGGGTACCACCATGGGCGAGGAGGTCGATCGTATCTCCGAGGCACGGGCGCTGCTGCGCGAGATCAATCTCGGCGCGACCGCGATCGGCACCTCCGTCACCGCGGCGCACGGCTATCCCAAGCTCGCCGTCCGGCATCTGAGCGCGCTGACCGGCATCGACTTCATTCTCGCCGGCGACCTCGTCGAAGCGACCTCGGACACCGGTGCCTATGTGCAGCTCTCCGGCGTGCTCAAGCGCACGGCGAGCAAGCTGACAAAAATCTGCAACGACATCCGGTTGCTGGCTTCGGGCCCGCGCGCCGGCTTCAACGAGATCAACCTGCCGCAGCTCCAGCCGGGCTCCTCGATCATGCCGGGGAAGGTCAATCCCGTGATCCCCGAGGTCGTCAACCAGACCAGCTTCCTTGTCATCGGCCTCGACACCACGGTGACGCTTGCCGCGTCCGCCGGCCAGCTCCAACTCAATGTGATGGAACCGGTGATCTCGTTCGCGCTGTTCTTCTCGATCCGCACCATGGAGCGCGCGGTCAACAGCCTGCGCGAGAACTGCGTCGTCGGCATCACCGCCAACGCGGAGCACACCCGCAACATGGTGCTGAACTCGCTCGGTATCGTCACGGTGCTGAAGCCGCTGCTCGGCTACAAGCAATGCGCCGAGATCGCGCGCGAGGGTTACAAGAGCGGCAAGTCGCTGCACCAGATCGTGGTGGTCGAGCGCAAGCTGCTGACGCAGGAGAAGTGGGACGAGATGTTCTCGTTCGAGCGGCTGATCAATCCGGACCTGATTGCGTGA
- a CDS encoding NAD(P)H-dependent flavin oxidoreductase, which yields MSMPALFKGRLSIPVIGSPLFIISVPDLVIAQCKAGVVGSFPALNARPPELLDEWLARITEELAAYDRAHPDRPSAPFAVNQIVHKSNNRLDHDMQLCAKYKVPMIISSLGAREELNQAVHGWGGIVFHDVINQKFAHKAIEKGADGLILVAAGAGGHAGVISPLAFVAETRKWFDGPIALSGAIGNGKAIRAARILGADFAYIGSAFIATKEANAVEKYKEMIAGSTADDIVYSNLFTGVHGNYLKPSILAAGMDPENLPTSDPSKMNFGTDASGERAKPKAWKEIWGSGQGIGSVDQVLPAAELIARFKKEYDEAIDPPL from the coding sequence ATGTCCATGCCTGCCTTGTTCAAAGGGCGCCTGTCGATCCCCGTGATCGGCTCGCCGCTCTTCATCATCTCGGTGCCCGATCTCGTGATCGCGCAGTGCAAGGCGGGTGTCGTCGGCTCGTTTCCGGCGCTGAACGCGCGGCCGCCCGAGCTGCTCGACGAATGGCTGGCGCGGATCACCGAAGAGCTCGCGGCCTATGATCGCGCGCATCCCGACAGGCCGTCGGCGCCGTTCGCGGTCAACCAGATCGTGCACAAGTCGAACAACCGGCTCGATCACGACATGCAGCTCTGCGCCAAGTACAAGGTGCCGATGATCATCTCCTCGCTCGGTGCGCGCGAGGAACTGAACCAAGCCGTGCACGGCTGGGGCGGCATCGTCTTCCACGACGTGATCAACCAGAAATTCGCGCACAAGGCGATCGAGAAGGGCGCCGACGGCCTGATCCTGGTCGCGGCCGGCGCCGGCGGCCACGCCGGCGTGATCTCGCCGCTTGCCTTCGTGGCGGAAACGCGAAAGTGGTTCGACGGCCCGATCGCGCTGTCGGGCGCAATCGGCAACGGCAAGGCGATCCGCGCCGCGCGCATCCTCGGCGCCGACTTCGCCTATATCGGCTCGGCCTTCATTGCGACCAAGGAAGCCAACGCTGTCGAGAAGTACAAGGAGATGATCGCGGGGTCGACGGCCGACGACATCGTCTATTCCAACCTCTTCACCGGCGTGCACGGCAATTATCTGAAGCCCTCGATCCTCGCCGCCGGCATGGATCCGGAGAACCTGCCGACGTCCGATCCGTCCAAGATGAACTTCGGCACCGACGCCTCCGGCGAGCGCGCCAAGCCAAAGGCCTGGAAGGAGATCTGGGGCTCGGGCCAGGGCATCGGCAGCGTCGACCAGGTTCTGCCTGCCGCCGAGCTGATCGCGCGCTTCAAGAAGGAATACGACGAGGCGATCGATCCGCCGTTGTGA
- a CDS encoding thioesterase family protein, giving the protein MPPIYRVDGNSVVTSPDAAGPWDRRMQHGSAPASLVTWAAERIPTPVTMDIARVTIDLMRPVPVAPLTIKTEVLREGRKIQLCEIKLLADGVQVVGATVLKIRRQAQALPDDVKEVPLALPSPEDSLVEDGHAATSPFVRSVSMRAARGRFGQAGAGAIWFRVDHPLIEGEAISQAMRAVVAADFSNGTASTLDFRAWTYINADLTVSLARQPVGEWILLDGDSWIGPDGAGLAMSRLADRQGYFGRAVQSLVIEKR; this is encoded by the coding sequence ATGCCCCCGATCTACCGTGTCGACGGCAACAGTGTCGTCACCAGCCCTGACGCTGCGGGTCCGTGGGACCGGCGCATGCAGCATGGCTCGGCGCCGGCATCGCTGGTGACGTGGGCGGCGGAGCGTATTCCGACGCCTGTTACGATGGACATCGCGCGCGTCACCATCGATCTGATGCGCCCGGTGCCGGTGGCGCCGCTCACGATCAAGACCGAGGTCTTGCGCGAGGGCCGCAAGATTCAGCTCTGCGAAATCAAGCTGCTCGCCGACGGCGTGCAGGTCGTGGGCGCCACAGTGCTGAAGATCAGGCGGCAGGCGCAGGCGCTGCCGGATGACGTCAAGGAAGTCCCGCTCGCGCTGCCGTCACCGGAGGATTCGCTGGTCGAGGACGGTCATGCCGCCACCAGCCCGTTCGTGCGCTCGGTCTCGATGCGCGCCGCGCGCGGCCGCTTCGGCCAGGCCGGTGCGGGCGCGATCTGGTTTCGCGTCGACCATCCCCTGATCGAGGGCGAAGCGATCTCGCAGGCCATGCGCGCCGTGGTCGCCGCCGACTTTTCCAACGGCACCGCCTCGACGCTCGACTTCCGCGCCTGGACCTACATCAACGCGGACCTCACCGTGAGCCTTGCGCGCCAACCGGTCGGCGAGTGGATCCTGCTCGACGGCGACTCCTGGATCGGCCCTGATGGCGCAGGACTCGCCATGTCGCGGCTGGCGGATCGGCAGGGCTATTTCGGTCGCGCGGTGCAGAGTTTGGTGATCGAGAAGCGGTGA
- a CDS encoding AMP-binding protein encodes MSDPLHASSPTCAQALRALARYPGRTAFAWPGGSLSYRGTIDLIGHIQGVFMRLGLQPGARVAFLTANRADTWCAGVAAQLSRFCVTWLHPLGSRGDQLFQLEDSEAEVLVVDAAAFRDRGGELAASASRLKAVFTTGPADYGVDLLQAIEIEGHASAHCFAGPDDLSTLNYTGGTTGKSKGALRYHRENAGAAAAILADFEIPEDARYLAVAPISHVAGTKVLPTLMRGGTVHMLKGFDPEAVLATIARERINFTLFVPTMIYVLLDHPALSRTDLSSLELVLYGASAMSPSRLIEGIERIGPVFSQLYGQTECYPISVLRKKDHDPRTPELFLSCGFPIAACEVRILDDNDQEVKTGEAGEICVRAPHVMAEYWKRPDITAETLKNGWVHTGDIARKDERGYMFILDRKKDMIVSGGFNIFPREVEDVLSQHADVAMVAVVGIPDEKWGEAVTAIVVPREGAKPDPDELINFVKTRKGSAHAPKQIQFVKQLPMTGVGKVDKKVLRAGFWSGRDRMVG; translated from the coding sequence ATGTCAGATCCGCTCCACGCATCGTCCCCGACTTGCGCACAGGCGCTGCGGGCGCTGGCGCGCTATCCCGGCCGCACCGCGTTCGCCTGGCCCGGCGGATCGCTGAGTTATCGGGGCACCATCGACCTGATCGGGCACATCCAGGGCGTGTTCATGCGGCTTGGATTGCAGCCCGGCGCACGCGTCGCCTTCCTCACTGCGAACCGCGCCGACACCTGGTGCGCGGGTGTCGCAGCGCAATTGTCGAGGTTTTGCGTCACCTGGCTGCATCCACTGGGATCGCGGGGAGACCAGCTGTTCCAACTCGAGGATTCCGAGGCCGAGGTGCTGGTGGTCGATGCGGCCGCGTTCCGCGATCGCGGCGGCGAGCTTGCCGCGAGTGCGAGCCGGCTCAAGGCGGTCTTCACCACGGGGCCGGCCGACTATGGCGTCGACCTGCTGCAGGCGATCGAGATCGAAGGCCATGCCAGCGCGCATTGCTTCGCCGGCCCTGACGATCTCTCCACGTTGAACTACACCGGCGGCACGACCGGCAAATCCAAGGGCGCGCTGCGCTACCACCGCGAAAATGCCGGGGCCGCCGCCGCGATCCTCGCCGACTTCGAAATCCCGGAAGATGCGCGCTATCTCGCGGTCGCCCCGATCAGCCATGTCGCCGGCACCAAGGTGCTGCCGACCCTGATGCGCGGCGGCACCGTGCACATGCTGAAGGGTTTCGATCCCGAGGCCGTGCTGGCGACCATCGCGCGCGAGCGCATCAACTTCACGCTGTTCGTGCCCACCATGATCTATGTGCTGCTCGATCATCCCGCGCTGAGCAGGACCGACCTCTCCTCGCTCGAGCTCGTGCTCTACGGCGCCTCGGCGATGTCGCCGAGCCGGCTGATCGAGGGCATCGAACGGATCGGGCCGGTGTTCTCGCAGCTCTACGGCCAGACCGAATGCTATCCGATCTCGGTGCTGCGCAAGAAGGACCATGATCCCCGGACGCCCGAACTGTTCCTGTCCTGCGGCTTCCCGATCGCGGCCTGCGAGGTCAGGATCCTCGACGACAATGACCAGGAGGTGAAGACGGGCGAGGCCGGCGAGATCTGCGTGCGCGCCCCGCATGTCATGGCGGAATACTGGAAGCGGCCTGACATCACCGCCGAGACGCTGAAGAACGGCTGGGTCCACACCGGCGACATCGCGCGCAAGGACGAGCGCGGCTACATGTTCATCCTCGACCGCAAGAAGGACATGATCGTCTCCGGCGGCTTCAACATCTTTCCGCGCGAGGTCGAGGACGTGCTGTCGCAGCACGCCGATGTCGCGATGGTCGCGGTCGTCGGCATCCCCGACGAGAAATGGGGCGAAGCCGTCACCGCCATCGTGGTGCCGCGCGAAGGCGCAAAGCCCGATCCGGACGAGCTGATCAATTTCGTGAAGACGCGGAAAGGTTCGGCGCATGCGCCAAAGCAGATCCAGTTCGTCAAGCAATTGCCGATGACCGGCGTCGGCAAGGTCGACAAGAAGGTGCTGCGCGCGGGATTCTGGAGCGGGCGGGACCGGATGGTGGGGTAG
- a CDS encoding NAD(P)H-dependent flavin oxidoreductase: MTSDRLQRFRDRLALPLIAAPMFLVSGVELMVAACQSGVIGSFPSANCRSAEQLDEWLREIEARLRRHEDQARRKAAPLCPNLIVHRSNARLEQDLAVLLRHRPEIVITSVGSPAPVLKPLHDAGALVLADVASIRHAERAAEAGADGLVLLTAGAGGQTGWLNPFAFVRAVRAFYDGIIVLAGGISDGRALHAAEVLGCDLGYMGTKFIATRESMADDRYKRMLVESSADDILLTTAFTGLQTSMLKPSIVAAGLDPDDLPARGAIDIAKDIDVNARENRPKRWRDIWSGGHSTSGVTDVLAVDDLVASTLAEYRAAGGR; the protein is encoded by the coding sequence GTGACGTCTGATCGACTGCAACGTTTCCGCGATCGCCTGGCACTGCCGCTGATCGCCGCGCCGATGTTTCTGGTGTCGGGTGTCGAGCTCATGGTCGCGGCCTGCCAGAGCGGCGTGATCGGCAGCTTTCCCAGCGCGAATTGCCGTAGCGCGGAACAGCTCGACGAATGGCTCCGCGAGATCGAAGCGCGGCTGCGCCGGCATGAAGATCAAGCCCGCCGCAAGGCGGCGCCGCTCTGCCCAAACCTGATCGTGCACCGCTCCAATGCGCGGCTGGAGCAGGATCTTGCCGTGCTGCTGCGGCACAGGCCGGAGATCGTCATCACCTCGGTCGGCTCGCCCGCGCCAGTGCTCAAGCCGCTGCATGACGCCGGTGCGCTGGTGTTGGCGGATGTCGCCTCGATCCGCCACGCCGAACGTGCGGCGGAAGCAGGTGCCGATGGACTCGTGCTGCTCACGGCGGGCGCGGGCGGGCAGACCGGCTGGCTCAATCCGTTCGCCTTCGTCCGCGCGGTGCGCGCATTCTACGATGGCATCATCGTGCTCGCGGGCGGCATCAGCGATGGCCGCGCGCTGCATGCCGCGGAAGTGCTCGGCTGCGATCTCGGCTACATGGGCACGAAGTTTATCGCGACGCGCGAGAGCATGGCGGATGATCGTTACAAACGGATGCTGGTCGAGAGCAGCGCCGACGACATCCTGCTGACCACCGCGTTCACGGGGCTTCAGACCAGCATGCTGAAGCCGTCGATCGTCGCTGCGGGGCTTGATCCCGACGACCTGCCGGCGCGCGGGGCGATCGACATCGCCAAGGACATCGACGTCAACGCGCGCGAGAACCGGCCAAAGCGCTGGCGCGATATCTGGAGCGGCGGGCACTCGACCTCCGGCGTGACCGATGTGCTCGCGGTTGACGATCTCGTCGCGTCGACGCTCGCGGAATATCGCGCGGCGGGTGGGCGGTAG
- a CDS encoding GMC oxidoreductase, translating into MTRRCRMGMDDLAVADPQRLQVRGIDGLHVADASLIPIRISRNIQTPTILIAERAATAILG; encoded by the coding sequence ATGACGAGGCGCTGCCGGATGGGCATGGACGATCTCGCCGTCGCCGATCCGCAGCGGTTGCAGGTGCGAGGCATTGACGGCTTGCATGTCGCGGACGCCTCGTTGATCCCGATCAGGATCTCCCGCAACATCCAGACGCCGACGATCCTGATTGCCGAGCGCGCAGCGACCGCGATCCTGGGTTAA
- a CDS encoding cysteine rich repeat-containing protein → MKISILAALLLAATALPAAAQSGPTLQEQMACRGDASKFCAEHVGKPPQMNACLRENKSKLSDGCRKVVESHGG, encoded by the coding sequence ATGAAGATTTCGATCCTTGCCGCGCTGCTGCTTGCCGCCACCGCCCTGCCCGCCGCGGCACAATCCGGTCCGACGCTGCAGGAGCAGATGGCCTGCCGCGGCGACGCCAGCAAATTCTGCGCCGAACATGTCGGCAAGCCGCCGCAGATGAACGCCTGCCTGCGCGAGAACAAGTCGAAGCTTTCGGACGGCTGCCGCAAGGTGGTGGAGTCGCACGGGGGCTGA
- a CDS encoding sensor histidine kinase: protein MSEIAAKAPVKPARRRLLAARLVPYLLLQALIVIATILGLRLLQPSDPDDFALSGFSLREDGASRPVTLPHFTSSRYSLADPPLYTGAFTVGRGDAATGWSVFLPRFSNAVEVAVNGVVVLDSRRDFNANRPDRNTPLIALIPASLLRDGGNEITVRLFVWGPLKGFLDTVYVGPDAALRPAYETRTLLFVTLPVVFSAWQSILAVILAIMWLMRRREPVYGVLAAAMVLGVVQAFVPPPVPPATTSRLAAVLLASAPTESALIVVFGVLFFGWRWPRYGALLFAPGIVVFVVGLIAGPPLPRILFLLLGIPTVGVCLFLMACVTAAAVVRRQDAASFTLGCAVSIVLTCWVHDMLSVSEIVTNERIFVSRLSYSAMLVAIGAGLTWRFARALNQVDSFAGQLVTRVREAEERLKASFAREEARARAAALANERTRLMRDLHDGLGGQLVSIVALSERGHEGATITDAARAALKDLRLVIDSMDDIGGDLMLALGSWRERAAMQLRPHDIALDWRVATPQGLPLHPELRPWHVIQIVRILDEAVTNAVKHAHAGNIAVTIETLDADQGPYGVISVTDDGRGFALAGNCEAAGASQTARGLRNMRSRAARCGAVLDLSSDAAGTRVRLQLPQIFPDSDAAAG from the coding sequence GTGAGCGAGATCGCGGCGAAGGCACCGGTCAAACCCGCGCGGCGCCGGCTGCTGGCCGCGCGCCTCGTGCCTTACCTGCTGCTCCAGGCGTTGATCGTGATCGCCACCATCCTCGGGCTGCGGCTGCTCCAGCCGAGCGACCCCGACGATTTTGCCTTGAGCGGATTTTCGCTGCGGGAGGACGGCGCGAGCCGTCCCGTGACGCTGCCGCACTTCACCTCGTCGCGTTACTCTCTGGCCGATCCGCCGCTCTACACCGGCGCCTTCACGGTTGGGCGCGGCGATGCGGCGACGGGATGGTCGGTGTTCCTGCCGCGCTTCAGCAATGCGGTGGAGGTCGCCGTCAACGGTGTCGTCGTGCTCGACTCCCGCCGCGATTTCAACGCCAACCGGCCGGACCGTAACACGCCGCTCATCGCGCTCATTCCCGCATCGTTGCTGCGTGACGGCGGCAACGAGATCACGGTACGGCTGTTCGTATGGGGACCCTTGAAGGGTTTTCTCGACACCGTCTATGTCGGCCCCGATGCAGCCTTGCGTCCCGCCTATGAGACACGCACGCTGCTGTTCGTCACGTTGCCGGTGGTGTTCTCCGCCTGGCAGTCCATCCTCGCCGTCATCCTTGCGATCATGTGGCTGATGCGGCGCCGCGAGCCGGTTTACGGCGTGCTGGCGGCGGCGATGGTGCTCGGCGTGGTGCAGGCGTTCGTACCGCCGCCGGTGCCGCCGGCCACCACGTCGCGGCTTGCCGCGGTGCTGCTGGCATCGGCACCGACCGAGAGCGCGCTGATCGTCGTGTTCGGCGTGCTGTTCTTCGGCTGGCGCTGGCCGCGTTACGGCGCGCTGCTGTTCGCGCCGGGCATCGTCGTGTTCGTGGTCGGGCTGATCGCCGGGCCGCCACTGCCGCGCATTCTGTTTCTCCTGCTTGGCATCCCCACGGTCGGGGTCTGCCTGTTCCTGATGGCCTGCGTCACCGCGGCCGCGGTTGTGCGGCGGCAGGATGCCGCGAGCTTCACGCTCGGCTGCGCGGTGAGCATCGTGCTGACCTGCTGGGTCCACGACATGCTGTCGGTGTCCGAGATCGTCACCAACGAACGCATCTTCGTCTCGCGCCTGTCCTATTCGGCGATGCTGGTCGCGATCGGCGCCGGCCTGACCTGGCGCTTCGCCCGCGCGCTGAACCAGGTCGACAGCTTTGCCGGCCAGCTCGTGACGCGCGTGCGCGAGGCCGAGGAGCGGCTGAAGGCGAGCTTTGCCCGCGAGGAGGCGCGCGCCCGGGCCGCCGCGCTCGCCAACGAGCGCACGCGGCTGATGCGCGACCTGCATGACGGCCTCGGCGGCCAGCTCGTCAGCATCGTCGCGCTGTCCGAGCGCGGCCATGAGGGTGCGACCATCACAGACGCCGCCCGCGCGGCGCTGAAGGATCTCCGTCTCGTTATCGACTCCATGGACGACATCGGCGGCGACCTCATGCTCGCGCTCGGCTCCTGGCGCGAGCGCGCGGCGATGCAATTGCGCCCGCACGACATCGCGCTCGACTGGCGCGTGGCGACGCCGCAGGGCCTGCCGCTGCATCCCGAGCTCAGGCCATGGCACGTCATCCAGATCGTGCGCATCCTCGACGAGGCCGTGACCAATGCGGTCAAGCACGCGCACGCCGGCAATATCGCGGTCACGATCGAGACGCTCGACGCGGACCAGGGGCCGTACGGCGTGATCAGCGTGACCGACGACGGCCGCGGTTTTGCGCTGGCCGGCAATTGCGAGGCCGCGGGCGCGAGCCAGACCGCGCGGGGCTTGCGCAACATGAGAAGCCGCGCCGCGCGCTGCGGCGCGGTGCTCGATCTGAGCTCGGATGCCGCGGGCACGCGGGTGCGGCTGCAATTGCCGCAAATCTTTCCCGACAGCGACGCCGCTGCCGGCTGA
- a CDS encoding response regulator: MSEQGETGDAITILLVEDDAPTCWRLQDALVKAGYKVRSAGTLGEARSALGEAAPRVLLTDLRLPDGHGVELIREVRQRFPDTEIMVISALGDEESVISAITVGATGYLLKDAFPTDIATTVRDLVAGHSPISASIARFIVRRTQNSAEPPPGPALNTARLTPREIDILWGIAKGFSYAEIASHLGLSRQTVPGHIKNIYRKLEVHTRSEAVFEAVQQGLIKL; this comes from the coding sequence ATGAGCGAACAGGGCGAGACGGGTGACGCCATCACCATCCTCCTCGTCGAGGATGACGCGCCGACCTGCTGGCGGCTGCAGGATGCGCTGGTCAAGGCCGGCTACAAGGTGCGCAGCGCCGGCACGCTGGGAGAGGCCCGGTCAGCGCTGGGCGAGGCGGCACCGCGCGTGCTGCTCACCGATCTCAGGCTTCCCGACGGCCATGGCGTCGAGCTGATCCGCGAGGTCCGGCAGCGCTTTCCCGACACCGAGATCATGGTGATCTCGGCGCTCGGCGACGAGGAGAGTGTGATCTCCGCGATCACGGTCGGCGCCACCGGCTACCTGCTCAAGGACGCCTTCCCCACCGATATCGCCACCACCGTGCGCGATCTGGTCGCCGGCCATTCCCCGATCTCGGCCTCGATCGCCCGTTTCATCGTGCGGCGAACGCAAAATTCGGCGGAGCCGCCGCCGGGCCCCGCACTCAACACCGCAAGACTGACCCCGCGCGAGATCGACATCCTCTGGGGCATCGCCAAAGGTTTCAGCTATGCCGAGATCGCAAGCCATCTCGGCCTGTCCAGGCAGACCGTGCCCGGGCACATCAAGAACATCTATCGCAAGCTCGAGGTCCACACGCGCAGCGAAGCGGTGTTCGAGGCCGTCCAGCAGGGCCTGATCAAGCTGTGA